The genomic DNA GTGGCAAAGAGCTCCCAAGACTTTGCGTGTCTACACCGAAGGCGTCGTCATTGGAGTGACTGTTGAAGATGACTCTAATGAGCCTTTTGAGTTCTCGATCGGAGCTTCGGGGCTCTTGGCTAATGGCTCGGATCGAGTGAGTTTGAGAACGAAAACTCCTCGTCAAAAATGTTCAAGAATAGGATTCTTTCCGGCGTCCACTATTTTGAATGGAGAGCACAAGTTCCGGCTTGACGAACTGTATGAAATTGCCGACACCGATTGTGAGGAATTTGTTGTCATTGTAGTTGTTGGTAGCAAAAAGACTAGTGTAACAATAAAAAGAGATTAGCATGGACAATAGCTAGTACCTTGCACAGAGAGCCGTGTTTCagcgtcttctcgtctttgaaTACCAAAGGCTGGCAATTTTTTAAaacattttttaattaacgtcTAAAAATTTTGCTATTAGAATTTCAGTTCGACCGAGCGGATTGGAGCCACCTAACAGACTTGGAGTCAAACTCACATGAAGCCACTGTAGCCCACAGGACCTCGTTAGCACCCGGCTTCTGCGCTTCGACGTCTGGATCGTGGTGCGTACGAAGAAGCTTTCTCATCCGTTCAACGGCCACTTTGTAATATTCTTCAGAGAGAGACTCAAGAGCGTTGCGAAGAACGTCGGAAGCCATCGCCAATAGCACAAGAGCCAGGACGCGTTCATCAAACCTCTGTGTGACATCTACCCAGAGTAGCAGAGCATcctgaatttttttgatgacgCGCTGCTTGACCTCGACGTCCACAAGCGTGTGCTTTGTTGTGTGGAAGACGAGGAAATTCCACTTTTCCACTGTCAGGACGCTTTTCTCGACAAGACTGTTTGCCACTCGTTCACGAACGTTGTGCAGTTGAAAACGAAGGTTGAAAGGATTGTAAGTACAACCTAATTAGAACAAACCAAGACGAACGTTTAGCAACTATAGATGAATAGATAGGATCAATATTGTTTAAATATGCATTCGAAAACGCATATTTCGGCCATAATCCCCCCTACCCAATACTCCTCTCACCTTCCAGAAGAAGCATCCATTCCCGAATAGTGCAAGATTTTTCCTTGATGTGCTTcaacgcttcgtcgagaaaaacTTCACCTGTGGGTCGCGGGTCTTTCACCGATACTTTCCGACTTAAGAGTTCCATTTCCCCAGGCTCCAGTACAATTCGATTTCGCAGGCCCAATTCAATCATGACACATCCGCGGAGAACCAACGACATGCAGGTATGTGACGAGTTAAAAAGCGATCGATGTTCCTAAATTCAGCGTTTGTCTAATCGGTGACCCGGCCCGCGCGGCGGACTCACTTCGCAATCATCTTTGATGCCAAGAAGTAGGACTTCTTCCATTAGAGTGAGTCGCGTTGCTTCCGAGTCTTCGGACGAAAGCGGATTGGGGTCGTCGTTTTGGCCTTCGACTAGGCGAGATTCGGCTTCACGtgcagaagagaagagcgccGAGAAGCAAAACGCGCGGCTATAGAATTGTTGTGTTCAGCATCAAcgatacatatatatatatatatatgtatatatatccGCGTATCAGGACGCGACTGCTGATCGCACCACCATTACAAACGACTTATACGTACAAAAATCGTACCTCATGACGTGTGCCGGACTGCGAGTGAGCTTCTTATCTACGCTGACGTCAGTTCCGGTTCCTGTGAGCGGACGACGGtctctcgttctcttcatctttaattataataaaattaattcaaaatcgCTCATCAACACTTACTAAGTACGTGCTTAGGCTTTGCATAATTCTTCCTTTCCCGGATTCGCTGCTTTGGAATCTAACAATGTCGAGTCGAGCTTCGGGTTCTCACGAACCTTCTCCGAGAGATTGGAGAGTCGTATCGCGGGCCAGTCACGGTGAGTCGGGATGCCACTTGGAAATCATTCCACcgctcacgtcgtcgtcgccgtcgcatcACGCTACCTTAGGCGAATCGTGGCGAATGCGAGCGGTGGCAACCAGCGCCGCGAGAAAAATATCCGACAAATCAAACGTCCGGAAATTCTACGCGCGCCAAAGTCGCATCATGCGCTCGTTCGAAGAAGCCGAAGTCTTATCGGCCAACCAGAACGATGACGTAGCAATCGAGGAGATAAATAATGCAGAAGATccaaaggaggaagagacaaTTGACGATCGCAACCTGCACTTCGCAACGAACCTCAGCCTCTTCCTCAacgtcctcctcttcatcgGGAAACTCCTAGCATCAATACTCTCCGGCTCCCTATCAGTCATATCCAGCCTAGTCGACTCGGCCCTCGATCTCTTCTCAGGGATCACGCTATGGCTCGTCAGTCGAGCCATGCAGCGTAAAAAACTCGACGTCTATCGTTATCCGACGGGAAAACGTCGATTGGAACCCGTTGCAATCATCGTCTGCGCTTCGGTGATGGGAACAGCAACACTGCAACTCGTATCTGAATCTCTGCAGAGTATATTCACAAATGGGGCTAATCCTGACGTCGGCGTGACGTCTGGTACGTTCATGGGTTGCACGGTCATTGTCAAGTTTCTGCTCTATTTATACTGTCGTCGAGTGAGGAGTCCAACGGCTCAAGCCCTCGCCTTGGATcatcgaaacgacgttgcATCGAACATAGCCGCTATCCTCTTTGGACTTCTCGGCACGTTTATGTACAAGAACGCCGATCCACTGGGAGCAATCCTCATAGCAGCGTATATCCTTATCAATTGGTGCTCAACTGGGTATGAACAAGCGAAGATGCTCATTGGTCACACGGCGAGTTCTGACTTTCTGAAGAAGTTGACCTATCTCGCGTCGAATCATCATGAGGATGTCGTTTTTGTTGATACGGTTCGTGCCTATCATTTTGGGAATCGGTTTCTCGTCGAGGTGCATATCGTTCTCGATCCCGAAACGCCGCTTCGTCTTGCGCACGACGTCGGGGAGAGCTTGCAGTGGAAGTTGGAGCATCTCGAGGAAGTCGATCGCGCGTTCGTTCATTTGGATTTCGACGTAGAGCACGATCCAGCGTACGAGCACTTTTATAAAGACTGAGAGATGATAGATAAACCACTGCCTCGTTGCTGATTTGTGAATGGATGTTCAGAATAGAAATACGTTTTGCCCTCTTTCGAGTCGGCCACGTGCGCTAGCAAAACGAGTCTCTGTAGTGGTGTGTCTGTGCACTCAGgctgaattttcttttcatttgCGCCTCTAGCGCCTTCCGCCGCTCAAGACAATCCCAAAAGTCGAAAGAATTAAATGCTGCACAAGCACAAAATGTATTAGTCATATTCAAAAGCCAGCCTTCTGACGGACATTCAACTAAAATACGAGCAACAGCATGAAAATCATTAAAgggtaaaagaaaaaatttgaagCATGCATTGGGAGACTGATTTCAAGAGTGGTAAAGGGCATATGAAGTCCTACCTACTACGTAGTGTGCACGAACAAAAAAAGCTCGGTAAgtcaaacaaaaagaaaaaaagcgtaTATACTAGTTAGGAGCATTTGTAGGTAATAACGAAGGCTGGATACGCCATATTGTCTCGATAGCAGCTGACATACATTTTCGGATGGTCGATGTTGTCAACAGTTGAATCAAATTTGTCAAGCTTACTTGAACCGATTGGCGGAGGTTCAATCATGCTTGAATTTCCGACAGTTGACATACCTATGAGAACTCGGCAAAAGAGCATTATTCTATCACCATTCGCATTGTAGGGCTTAGCGTATTTGTGTGACTCTTCTGATCGCGGTGCAAAGTAAACTCCAGATCCGTAGAGTTTCCCTAAAAAGGATGTATACTTTCAGCAGTTCTAAAAACGTTTCAAAGCATAAACAAATTAACCTGTGGTGGTTCCTGCAAAGCTGCGGTTGAATCCGTGGGCAACTATCTCCGACTTGGGATCTTTAAGACTATCTGTAGGTGCGGTCCCGTGAAAAAGTTCCTTTTCCAGGATGGCTCGTTTATTCGCGAGGTCcttcttccgctttttcTCAAACGCTTCTCTCGCTTGTTCAAATTTTGCATAAAGATCGGGATTTTCAACGCGCTCTATTTTCTGTATTtttggcggcgacgaagtaCCAAGCGTCGAGAGAAAATGCTGTGATACTCTTTCGTATTCTACGTTCGACGAGGGCAAAGAGACGAGCTTGTGGCCTTCATTAATTCTGTAGATCGTCCAAGACAGAGGGATATTAGCATGACCTGCACAGATGTACATTGCACAAAGCAAATGTTCTCTACTTGCATGCAAATTACCTGGTGAATCAAATGTTCGACGCTTGatatttttttcctctttcttcagtttcAATTTCATTGCTGAAAAGTCGACGGTCCCTTCGTCGCCCAGCAGTTTTAGGCAACAAGTGGCTTTCTTGGACCCCGCACGCCGATAAGCGTGGTAAGCCAACTCCAGCTCTCTGTTCTCTTCTGGGCAAAACAGCGCAGATCTTCCCTTGACATCGACCCATATCCAGCCACAGGTGTGCGCCAAACTGGCTACTTCAGCTTCATAGTTTTCCTCGCGTAAGAGAACACCAATTCGAGTAGTAACTTTTTCCGCAGCTTTGATAGCGTCGCTTTCTATTCCTgcaaaggaaatttttcgtttccccTCAACAATGCTCACCGCCAAAGAAACTCTAAATTCTGCTGCAATTGCATcaagttcttctttttcaaactgATTAGGGAGATCCATCTTAACGTCATGCACAATGCAAGCCTTATCGAAGACCTCTTGCACGCTTTTGAGAGCAGAAGTGCACGACTCCTTAGAAGCACCAACAACTGTCACGAATACGACTTCAGGTTCAGTAGCTGGAATCTCTCCAAATTCTTCCGGATAAATAACGGTTGACCGAAAAAACGACTTTGGCAACTCGTCACTATCGGTAAATTCTTCTGGAGCGCAAGGAAAATGTTTTTGAAACTCGGTTTCAATTTCGTTTAAACGAGAACTTTCAAAAACGATTAACCTGATACGCTGCAGCGACGGAGCAGCAGCCTTGGCCGCAAATGACCTTGCGCCATCGATAATTGCTCGAGCAGAAAGTGCGTTGCTGAATAGAAGTCTAGCTGTTCCAACAGCAGGAAGGGCAATGGATGAGTGTCCCGCTTTTTCTGCTCTTGAAAGACAATCCTCCACTAATGATGAAATCTTTTCAGCATTATTTGCATTGCTAAGAGATGACTCGTACTTTGATGGTGAAATAAGATAAATGTGCGGGGCGTTTagcggagaagaaggaaactCAATCGGAAAGCGCGGCGACtgttttttccttttttcccATTCAGCTTTTAGCAACGGAAATGCATTTTGCACTGCTTCCCACACAACTCCTTCAGTAGCAATAATTGCATCGGTTTTCTCGTTTATAATATCGCCATAATCGATTGTAAAATTGCAGCCATTTGACAGACTAGCTTCATTTGGAGCTAAACGGTTCTCCTTGGACATTGACAACATCGTCTCGTTATTGACTTTTATTGACGTCACCTCGCTGGTGAATTTCTTAGACGCTCGCTGATAGGCCGAAAGATTAGAGTACTTATAGATGACAACTACAATTTTTTGTATACTAGACAGAGGTCGTTTCTTGTGAAACCTTTGAATTCCAGCAAAAAAAGCTTCAGCAGCGGCGGAAACATCGAAATTCATCTCCCCCGTTCCCAGTGCAGGAAAAGCAACTTTTGTGAGTTCAAGTTCGGACGCTTCCATTAGACACGCGTGAACGACAGCAGCAATATCCTACCCAAAAGAGACAAAAAGTTACTACAGTTTGTTTAGACCAAGGACTGACTTCTATATGGCACGTATCCAAAACAACGATTGAAGAATAGAAACAACTActtactacaagtactaacATAACAATCAAGTGTGTATATTTCTCAGACACTATAGGACCAATTTCACCAATTTCATTCAGTACACTAATAATAGCGGCGGAAATTGCGCAACAACGGCTGGCCTGACACTAACAAAGTATTCTTACCTGGACGGTTTGCGAAGAGTACGCATGAAGTAcaaaagaagcagaaagaCCATGACCCGGAGTTACTCGCACTGCTCCGGGCTTCAGAGGCCCTCCTTTTTGAACACAAGTGCGGCAATCGTCGTGCAGTTGAGGCCCAGCAGCTTTTGAAATAGCTTTAGCTGTCTCCCCCTTGGTGAGGTCCATGTCCTCGTTTGACGGATTGATGATTGCATTTGCCTAAAGAGAGAATTGGAAACCAGTACAACCTAACTGAAGTCATAAAAACCTTTTGCTTCGTTATATCGCCAGATTTTACTTTAACTACAAAGCTAGATTTCGTAGACCCTAAAGCTTCTGCAACTGAGGCGCCAGCGACTGCTGCCCCTCCTTTCACTTCTTCAGCCATAGCTGCTACAGACCTTGTCGCTGAAGCAGTAACTGAAGAAGGTGCACGAGCACAACAAACTCTACACAGCACTCTATCCAAGCTGCTTCTAAAGCAGTGAACGTTGTCGGCGTCTTCCAGTCGCATAACAAAATCAACAGACTCGAGCGAAGTCTGAGGAAAGTTTGAAAAGAACTCGCCAACCGCTTCAACCATGACGTCCGCAACAACAGCGCTGAGACCCCCAAAAATACCCGCGCTAATAGCCGGGAACGCAATGCTGGAGAAGTTCGACTCACTAGCGATCTTCATAGATTCGTAGACGGCATCTTGCAAAAGTCTTTTGCTATCTTGTGATTGATGCATGCCTTCCCATCGCGGTCCAACAGCGTGAATGACGCACTTGGTTGTTCGGAGTTTGCCTGGACTGGTGCTTACCGCGTGACCCGTCGCAAGACGGCCAAGTGGCAATTTCGTTAAAAGGGCAGTGCTTTCTTCTTGCACAACAGCGCCAGCACACTTGACAATGTGAGCTGCTAAACCGCTCCCATGATCAAGTGCTTCGTTAGCTGCGTTCACAATGGCGTCCGCACGGTGCTCACAAATGTCGCCAGTGTATAAGCAGATTCTTTTCAGCGGCGCCTTAGATGAAGCGTAGGCAGACACAAAGGAAGACTTGGGCTGAGCGTAATTCATCCAATCTTCATCGGCTCCAACCGTTATAACAACGGAATTCTTCGTTTGaatcttcttcctttcttgttCGAAAGAGCCCTCTGCGACATACCTGGACAATCCGTGTCTTTTGAACTTTCTATTATccatcttcatcttcatcaatTGCTTGTCAACCGTCTTTTCAAGTTCTATGATGCCACCTTTCGTCGCCTTCATTACGAGTTGAGGTTCACGGGCTCCTTCGCAAACTCTGACGTCAGCGTTGTACTCTTTCAACTTTTCTGCAAGACTTTTGAAATGCTTCCAATAGTATCGTGCAATAAACTTTTTAAACGAATTTCCCCGGAGTTGTCTACAAGTTTCATACATTGTATTCTTCGCGAGGTAAACATAGCAATCATGAACAACCGACCGAACTCTTTTGGTTGATCCCGTAAGAGAGAATTCCTTTGCTGTTGACTTTCCAAAGCCCTTAGCTAACACCTTAGAACTAGACTTGCTGCACTGCTCTTTTATCCACCCGCCCATCTCTGCACTCTGCATCAGAAGCAGATTTTCTTTATCAGAAGGAAGGACGTCTTCGGTAGTGAAATTTGAATTATGCACGTTAATTGCTTTGGTCATTTCCTTCTCGTTCAtagcaaaaaattgaaggtgAGGGCTTCCGTGCGTTGCAACCGCCTGAATTTCTTCATTCAATAGTAGAGCGGTCAATTCTTCTACGCCaccaaaacaaaaaaattcatcttGGGCTGAGGGTAGAAAAATCTTTCGGCGATTCATATTAGAAACTAAATTTGCAAaagtttccttttcttcttcaactaGGTAAGCTGGACCCTTTATGAAAATTCGAAGCGAATCGCGGTCAAGAAAAATGTCAAGGCTTTCAGCCACATTTATAGTAGAATGAAATAGATCCAAGTGGTGAATTGACGGAAATGTCACAGCTTTAGTTATTATTTTCTCGTCCTTAGCCAATAAACTCTGTTCTTGTGAGCAAAGACCATAAATTAGACCAACTTGAGCTTTTTCGCCGATGAAAAAAAGCGTTTGATTTTCTAGATCTTCTTGTATTGTGATCTCGTTTCCTTTATTggcattttctttcttagcGAATTCCGCCATTTTTTGGAAAATTCTCAAAGACGTCATATTTAGCGAGCGACGTATGAAATCATCATACActttaaaaaatttctgcCTCGTTTCTTCTTGCCACTTCTGTTCATTTTCCGGCGAAATTTTGTCATTCCGCTTTCCGCGACTTTGAATAGAAAGAACATTGTCCTCTTCGTTCCAGAAAATGTCGCCAAGCTGCTCTAGAGCTCGCCGGGACGGGCCTGAACGCCAAATAAAGGTTATCACTTCGGGAACAATGTCGTCCGCCTCGCCGGTGAAAGTTGAAGTATAAACATTAATCTGCTCATCTTCACTTTGACCCGAATACATATCTGTTTCACTTGAATCTTCAGATGGCATTTGACTGTAGCGACGAAGTCGCGGACGAACGCCACCGATTTCAGGTATATCGCCACTAATAACCCCTTGCACATCTAGATAAACACATTTGGTTCACGCGTTAGCAAAAACTTTTGAAGATATATAAATCTACCAGACTCAGTTCTCAGTTTGACGACaaacgcgttttctttctccggAGATACGATAATGTCTTTGACTAGCGGAGCACTCCggagagcgaaaaagaatCTTCTAAGCCTGGTTGGGTTCACATCTGGAGGTAGGTTCAACACTTCTACGTCCAAGTTTGCAGGAATACGACTAAATTcaagacgaattttttctttgtcgccTTCAAATTCTCTTCCACTGCGATTTAGCTTATCAACCATCTTCTTGTCTACACAACAAAAAAGAACGCACATCACAGTCAGTACAGCGTTCAACGAACAAGGAATCAGTACCAACTAGAGGCTCCTTCAGAAAAACAATAGCTCGTGTTCTGTCGGCcacaaattcaattttcgaaATCTCTATCCGTTTAGAGCCTGGCAAGCCTTGAACATGAAACGCAAGATCGTCTTTAGATACTTCGCGCGTAATGCCGCTAATGAGGAATTTATCAAGTTCATATTCGTCTGGACTGTCAATGTCTATGGTAACCGCCGTATCGTTATCGTATTGCAGTTGATGCTCTACCGATTGATATTTCCAAAGAGCAAAAACATCTACAAGGCATATGTATTGCATTGCGTAGAAATATATCTCATTTTCACCTTCCCGACTTTGCAGCTCAACGCGGACACCCTTTGTTTCTCCGCTGTCTTCCTCGACTACGGCACCCCAGTACTTCAATATTTTGCCGTCTATAACCCTTTCCACCATCTCGATGACCTTCTTCTGGTCAGCCTTCGGGGGGAGGCCAAACAGTAGCACGCAATGCTCCCCGATGGGCGGTTCTTTCGGCTCAAAAGAACGCGTCGGCTCGAAAGAATTCGGCTCGAAAGAACGCGTCGGCTCGAAAGAATGCGTACTTGCAGGAGAACCCGGTTTTCTTGCCGAAGATGTTGAAGGACGCCATCGGGCGCGACCCAGACCCCTGCCTCCGACAAGATTCTTCCAGTCATCTAAAATAAAAGACGAACGCGGCAACTAAGCTTAATTGCATCTCAACAGAGAAGAATAAGACGCCGTGCGCCTCGTACTTTCACTAGCTTTACGTGGTTACCTACGCGTGATTTCTCTACTGTAAACGGCGTGGGAGTATGATTCATGCACGTGATTCCCGTTTTAGAAGCACAGTACTGTACACAGCGCGAGCACATTCTAGTGTGAACAGAGCTGACGTTCGTGGCTGTGTAAAACTGCCACACGCGCAACAAAAATATGTGCAAGCGCAATGAGACAGTCGACATAATAAAACTACGTGTGCATAATTTTACTAGCCGGAGATGCTTCACTAAACTAACGAACTTGGTAGAACGCTCTAAATACCGCTAGCACGCGACCTCGCAGAATGACTGATACTTTCGTTATTATCGTTACCTTGCGGCTTTTCAACTTCTAGTTTAAGATCCGCGGCAGACATTTTGAAGAACTCATCAATAAGCTGATCAAATGATGGCCGATCATGGGGCTGATAGGCTATGCAGTGACGCATGACTTTAGAGTACCCTATAGGTGCAGGGTTTCCCTCTCGCGGCAATGGCAGACCTGCTCTTATGATCTCCGGGGTAACAGAAATATCTAAGAAGAAAGGAATTAGGTGCTCAGAAAACAGCTTGTGCTGAGGAAAGCATGAGGATGGGAACACGTGACTAATCTTAGCTATAATTTAGGTACTTTTAGCCTGTTAAACATGAGTCATTGACTCTAATGTCGCGAGTTTCTAGTGAAGATCTGTCACGTGTCCCATGGTCCACATGACTATATCGTGAAAAAAGGAATCTACATTACCTAAAgaggttttcttttctctcaccATCCACATTATGACACCGAAGCTAGTGCAACAAGTCAGTTGTTAATTCAGTACAGAACCGGGAGACAGTATCAGACCTGTAAACATCGGATTTCACACGTTCGGATGAACTTTTGGTAACTCCGCCTAAACGCTCAGGAGACATGTAACAAAGCGTTCCGGGTGCGCTTTGGAAAACTGTCCCCGTTTGAGTCCAGTCAAGCTCAGTACGAATTTTGGCCAGACCAAAATCTGAAATCTAAAGCAACGAGTGTACATGATCAAATCAGAGCTACCTACAAACATTACTTTGCATATAAACTCTCCAGAAGAGGTTAGCTCCAACAAAACATTTTGAGGTTTGAGGTCAAAATGTACGACAGAGTGGCTGTGAAGGAACGCCATCCCGAAAGAGATTTGATGACAAATATCAAGCCGGTTTTCCCACTTTTCAAAAGCAGGGGCTGCTGAAATGCAAAAGGAGCCGCCGCCTCCCTTTAGCAAATTGGACAAGGTGTCGCCTTTCACACACTCAAAcagaagagcaaagaaatTGGGCGACTGAGAGATCCCAAAGCAGTTGATGATGTTCTTATGCTTCGGTAAAGAAAGTAGGACGCCTGCTTCCCTGAGCAAAAACTCAAAAGCCCTGTAAAAATAGAGCGTGTGACCACTCGTTTAAAGCAAAAAGGCGACGCATACTCCTTTCTTTGCCGCTTGTCGACGAGAACTTTCACTGCAACCGTCGTAGACGTTCCATCGTGGTCTCCGGAGGGCCCCTTGTGTTTCAAACGGCCCTCAAACACTTCTGAATAGGCACCAGAACCAAGAAAGTCTGACTCGTCGTACTCAATGTCGTCTCGACTGTAAACTGCACTATCAGGAATTTGCCGTCTTGGTTCGCCCGACGCCATGATTTCTTCTGGGAAAAGTGGCAGGTGAACGCCCTAGTACGGCTGGGAGCCAATGGGAAGCCGAGACTCGATCATAGCACGTGCGCGCGAAGATAAAGAATGAGTCAAACCCCCCCTTCGTCTGATACTGGCCTAAAACGCACTTCATTACAGTCTTCGGCTGCTCTTGGCCAAAGTAACGCTGTACCGAAAGGTATCTAAACTAACACACCAGCGTTCGTTTGCTAAACTTGAGAC from Oscarella lobularis chromosome 11, ooOscLobu1.1, whole genome shotgun sequence includes the following:
- the LOC136193080 gene encoding uncharacterized protein, which gives rise to MSSRASGSHEPSPRDWRVVSRASHGESGCHLEIIPPLTSSSPSHHATLGESWRMRAVATSAARKISDKSNVRKFYARQSRIMRSFEEAEVLSANQNDDVAIEEINNAEDPKEEETIDDRNLHFATNLSLFLNVLLFIGKLLASILSGSLSVISSLVDSALDLFSGITLWLVSRAMQRKKLDVYRYPTGKRRLEPVAIIVCASVMGTATLQLVSESLQSIFTNGANPDVGVTSGTFMGCTVIVKFLLYLYCRRVRSPTAQALALDHRNDVASNIAAILFGLLGTFMYKNADPLGAILIAAYILINWCSTGYEQAKMLIGHTASSDFLKKLTYLASNHHEDVVFVDTVRAYHFGNRFLVEVHIVLDPETPLRLAHDVGESLQWKLEHLEEVDRAFVHLDFDVEHDPAYEHFYKD
- the LOC136193158 gene encoding Golgi phosphoprotein 3-like isoform X1, encoding MQSLSTYLMKRTRDRRPLTGTGTDVSVDKKLTRSPAHVMSRAFCFSALFSSAREAESRLVEGQNDDPNPLSSEDSEATRLTLMEEVLLLGIKDDCEEHRSLFNSSHTCMSLVLRGCVMIELGLRNRIVLEPGEMELLSRKVSVKDPRPTGEVFLDEALKHIKEKSCTIREWMLLLEGCTYNPFNLRFQLHNVRERVANSLVEKSVLTVEKWNFLVFHTTKHTLVDVEVKQRVIKKIQDALLLWVDVTQRFDERVLALVLLAMASDVLRNALESLSEEYYKVAVERMRKLLRTHHDPDVEAQKPGANEVLWATVASCEFDSKSVRWLQSARSN
- the LOC136193158 gene encoding Golgi phosphoprotein 3-like isoform X2 produces the protein MKRTRDRRPLTGTGTDVSVDKKLTRSPAHVMSRAFCFSALFSSAREAESRLVEGQNDDPNPLSSEDSEATRLTLMEEVLLLGIKDDCEEHRSLFNSSHTCMSLVLRGCVMIELGLRNRIVLEPGEMELLSRKVSVKDPRPTGEVFLDEALKHIKEKSCTIREWMLLLEGCTYNPFNLRFQLHNVRERVANSLVEKSVLTVEKWNFLVFHTTKHTLVDVEVKQRVIKKIQDALLLWVDVTQRFDERVLALVLLAMASDVLRNALESLSEEYYKVAVERMRKLLRTHHDPDVEAQKPGANEVLWATVASCEFDSKSVRWLQSARSN
- the LOC136193158 gene encoding Golgi phosphoprotein 3-like isoform X3; this translates as MQSLSTYLMKRTRDRRPLTGTGTDVSVDKKLTRSPAHVMSRAFCFSALFSSAREAESRLVEGQNDDPNPLSSEDSEATRLTLMEEVLLLGIKDDCEEHRSLFNSSHTCMSLVLRGCVMIELGLRNRIVLEPGEMELLSRKVSVKDPRPTGEVFLDEALKHIKEKSCTIREWMLLLEGCTYNPFNLRFQLHNVRERVANSLVEKSVLTVEKWNFLVFHTTKHTLVDVEVKQRVIKKIQDALLLWVDVTQRFDERVLALVLLAMASDVLRNALESLSEEYYKVAVERMRKLLRTHHDPDVEAQKPGANEVLWATVASYVN